One Aphidius gifuensis isolate YNYX2018 linkage group LG5, ASM1490517v1, whole genome shotgun sequence genomic region harbors:
- the LOC122856166 gene encoding uncharacterized protein LOC122856166, with protein MICFPDDYNSSRRYQAFKMGSGETIGPWTDDCVGKNTVHYEKITSRYMKIVKTLKNIYGVYLGSIKREENCNICACYCDDIYNPKTIRKFSLQEVLAKHDQGVITGIKFDLEQDAIVLKIRVGILDNWVINKNNQSWNSDYVVTVNPGNVPHGFINENSSNPEHPYETSKLQFYWRNINLDNLVAPPGKVIQGVKFVTCTDGISISILATNISEDGFILRETSELELKIPDNPDIPTNGKSVNRVDYMANSYIKFQVSDWIADGSQTTVPFIDTREVITDPPVPLSGIGFYYKTQEKSGGFVALQIQTFDYSDIINYHFINKSIDKLIDEINT; from the exons ATGATCTGCTTTcca gaTGATTATAATTCTTCTCGACGATATCAAGCTTTTAAAATGGGATCAGGTGAAACAATAGGTCCATGGACTGATGATTGCGTCGGAAAAAATACTGttcattatgaaaaaatcaCAAGTCGTTAtatgaaaatagtaaaaactttgaaaaacaTTTATGGAGTTTATTTAGGATCTATAAAGCGTGaagaaaattgtaatatttgtgCTTGTTATTGTGACGATATTTATAAtccaaaaacaattagaaaatttagttTGCAGGAAGTTTTAGCGAAGCATGATCAAGG tgTTATAACTGGAATTAAATTTGACCTTGAACAAGATGCAATTGTTCTTAAAATTCGTGTTGGAATACTTGACAACTgggtaataaataaaaataatcaaagttGGAATTCTGATTACGTTGTGACAGTGAATCCTGGTAATGTTCCACATGGATTTATCAACGAAAATAGTAGTAATCCAGAGCATCCCTATGAAACAtctaaattacaattttattggCGAAATAttaatcttgataatttaGTAGCACCTCCCGGAAAAGTAATTCagg GAGTAAAATTTGTTACTTGTACTGATGGAATATCAATAAGCATACTTGCAACAAATATCAGTGAAGATGGATTTATATTGAGAGAAACTTCAGA atTGGAATTAAAAATTCCAGATAATCCTGACATTCCGACAAATGGAAAATCTGTCAATAGGGTGGATTATATGGCAAACTCATATATTAAATTCCAAGTTAGTGATTGGATTGCTGATGGTAGTCAAACAACTGTACCATTTATTGACACGAGAGAAGTCATTACTGATCCTCCAGTGCCACTATCTGGTattggtttttattataaaacacaGGAAAAATCAGGAGGTTTTGTGGCACTTCAAATACAAACTTTTGATTATTcagatattattaattatcattttatcaataaaagtaTTGACAAActtattgatgaaataaatacataa
- the LOC122856164 gene encoding altered inheritance of mitochondria protein 3-like, which produces MDSLNQDKGRIIRHKTLCRHKEKCYRKNPDHLAEFSHPHLEDILEGQLDVENPVLPRYLSFQCDRSLVEIQIKILQKVLKRERDSSSSSSSSQPVQQVTSPVQRHVPLSLPLAPPSSPALASIDLTLDDSDKEEEIGISKKRLPSPTSVQESKSKFESSPKRSRQDILSPNYSVRQQLQQDKYQQPSTSYNNVQKSPIIPEPPKIEPRQNDYSQPSTSGRSNYQLSPSPRVQNYNTQKSPSVRALLQMEAEQHDDLQSTKLNNYQANSPRTHQKTSSTHQPNNLHKQNNYDEQKKTSSSQNSCGNNLPVSQSPKPSGSNQNNLQPSPLTARSRQNNTDQQLYKRKLNYQQDSNANKSSQQSTSSHDNSQAFASSTPIKKPSQDNSQASTSSSIFLH; this is translated from the exons ATGGATTCATTAAATCAAg ATAAAGGTAGAATAATTAGACACAAAACTCTTTGTCGACACAAGGAAAAATGTTACAGAAAAAATCCAGATCATCTGGCTGAATTTTCACATCCTCATT tgGAGGATATACTAGAAGGACAGTTGGATGTTGAAAATCCAGTTTTACCTCGATATCTTTCATTTCAATGTGACAGATCACTTGTTGaaatccaaataaaaatacttcaGAAAGTATTAAAAAGAGAACGagattcttcatcatcatcatcatcatctcaaCCAGTTCAACAAGTGACATCTCCAGTACAACGTCATGTTCCATTGTCTCTGCCATTGgcaccaccatcatcaccagCTTTAGCAAGCATTGACTTGACTCTGGATGATTCAGACAAGGAGGAAGAAATTGGAATATCAAAAAAACGTTTACCAAGTCCAACAAGTGTTCAAGAatcaaaaagtaaatttgAATCAAGTCCTAAAAGATCAAGACAAGATATACTATCTCCAAATTATTCAGTCAGGCAACAACTTCAACAAGATAAATATCAACAACCATCAACAAGTTATAATAATGTTCAAAAATCACCAATCATACCTGAGCCACCTAAAATAGAACCGAGACAAAATGATTATTCACAACCATCAACATCTGGTAGatcaaattatcaattatcaccAAGTCCTCGagtacaaaattataatactcAAAAATCACCATCAGTTAGAGCACTACTTCAAATGGAAGCTGAACAACATGACGATTtacaatcaacaaaattaaataattatcaagcaAATAGTCCACGTACACATCAAAAAACATCATCAACTCATCAACCGAATAATTTacacaaacaaaataattatgatgaacaaaaaaagaCTTCTAGTTCACAAAATTCTTGTGGTAATAATTTACCAGTTTCTCAATCACCTAAACCATCTGGatctaatcaaaataatttacaaccaTCACCATTAACAGCCAGATCACGTCAAAATAATACAGATCAACAAttgtataaaagaaaattaaattatcaacaagatTCTAATGCAAATAAATCATCTCAACAATCAACATCTTCTCATGATAATTCACAAGCATTTGCATCATCAAcaccaataaaaaaaccatCTCAGGATAATTCACaagcatcaacatcatcatcaatatttctccactaa
- the LOC122856163 gene encoding uncharacterized threonine-rich GPI-anchored glycoprotein PJ4664.02-like translates to MNDKPICPDSVDCEVIEENHFKQLSHPHLDEVLKGRLEEDVTFHYVLQFKPKVRFLRYDQLVVLQKVLLEEKAASERKQLTITTQHLNTENKINNQVKPTSSQNVGTLPKVLYRDIRTLNVNKTIVEKNLAAMVNPTTSSVQQNSTVNNNLVTKQHVKTPVVNNNATTMQQISTVNNNLGSKLNFKTLVANTTASSMPQHVTYTKYLVTMPPAKTPVTSTITSQMQQNSTLNNNLVTNQHVKRPVANNNTSPMQQNSTINKTLVTKPHGNTLVVITTASPMPQPQHATYVTNSVTKPHVNTQVVSTAPSSMPQHVTYIKTLVTKPHGNTLVVITTASPMPQPQHVTYVTNSITKPHINTQVVSTPSSPMTQRVTYVTNPVTKPHVNTQVVSTTPSSMPQHVTYTKTLVTKPHVNTPAGMRTIKLNNQNFITNNSTNSTGNIKPIVFTTGVNNNLTKVSSYKVTQNNTPTPSVSELSKHSNAIVLKNNTPVTMNQSKINNKPTLQGNKIQTKPSNTQVSKFVNNTATLPIKQLIVHQPTNKNNQKLTVLSSKSRISNDSTSYKTPVNSSAQQIYISNQNTMYKLTPQMSTSKVNKKSLGSPITTTINSTSYNTPVNSSIKRARPTTSTTTTSKVVKKPLNSPITTTTDSTSYNTPVNSLNNQPIPSTSSLTYEPYYFFYSSIYNNKNTWNKKNTITFPEILDSSLGQIQSSFHITSLLNTKWLRQQYLLAAQKNDCFIIYDEIDNYDEIPNNIKTLKIKLPIGKHNSKISILNYDNGARIVMLTGSLNPHDWLNNSQGVWISPNLPYLPAGTNPSIAKIENEYTICPVIAQTSVANNLKSIESDWFHQEIIPKLTNDKIMTEIITPTPLFKFIYPTINNYKNFDDKQEWLKAYMYQWISIDKQANDAMPSINSYTKLLSGFKEIPWFILTSHNLSKGAWGYCKNPNDSTTTILNYEAGIIFFPKFLISKDTFPLVEPNEYGTPAFTLPYELPLTPYGPDDKPYVTDYISTIGK, encoded by the exons atgaatGATAAACCAATCTGTCCTGACAGTGTTGACTGTGAGGTCATAGaagaaaatcattttaaacaattgtcTCATCCACATt tggaCGAGGTGTTGAAAGGACGACTAGAAGAAGACGTAACTTTCCATTATGTTTTGCAATTTAAACCAAAAGTTAGATTTTTGAGATATGATCAATTGGTTGTTCTTCAAAAAGTACTTCTTGAAGAGAAAGCAGCTTCTGAGCGTAAACAATTGACAATAACAACACAACATTTaaatactgaaaataaaattaataatcaagtaaAACCAACAAGTTCACAAAATGTTGGTACATTGCCAAAGGTACTTTATAGAGATATTAGAACTCTAAATgtcaataaaacaattgtagaaaaaaatttagctgcAA tgGTCAATCCAACTACATCTTCAGTGCAACAAAATTCAactgtcaataataatttagtgaCAAAGCAACATGTTAAAACTCcagttgtaaataataatgcaacCACAATGCAACAAATTTCAACTGTCAATAACAATTTAGGGtcaaagttaaattttaaaactttagtTGCAAATACAACTGCATCATCAATGCCACAACATGTAACTTACACAAAATATTTAGTTACAATGCCACCTGCTAAAACTCCAGTTACAAGTACAATTACATCTCAAATGCAACAAAAttcaactttaaataataatttagtgaCAAATCAACATGTTAAAAGACCAgttgcaaataataatacatctcCAATGCAACAAAATTCAACTATCAATAAAACTTTAGTTACAAAGCCACATGGTAATACTTTAGTTGTAATTACAACTGCATCTCCAATGCCACAACCACAACATGCAACTTACGTAACAAATTCAGTTACAAAGCCACATGTTAATACTCAAGTTGTAAGTACAGCTCCATCTTCAATGCCACAACATGTAACTTATATAAAAACTTTAGTTACAAAGCCACATGGTAATACTCTAGTTGTAATTACAACTGCATCTCCAATGCCACAACCACAACATGTAACTTACGTAACAAATTCAATTACAAAGCCACATATTAATACTCAAGTTGTAAGTACACCTTCATCTCCAATGACACAACGTGTAACTTACGTAACAAATCCAGTTACAAAGCCACATGTTAATACTCAAGTTGTAAGTACAACTCCATCTTCAATGCCACAACATGTAACTTATACAAAAACTTTAGTTACAAAGCCACATGTTAATACGCCAGCTGGAATGAGAACAATTAAATTGAACAATCAAAATTTcattacaaataattcaacaaattcaacTGGAAATATAAAACCAATTGTTTTTACTACaggtgtaaataataatttgacaaaAGTTTCAAGCTACAAAGTGACACAAAATAATACTCCAACTCCAAGTGTTTCAGAATTATCAAAACATTCAAATgctattgttttaaaaaataatacacctGTTACGATGAATCAAT ctaaaattaacaataaaccaACGTTACaaggaaataaaattcaaaccaAACCATCAAATACTCAAGTATCCAAATTTGTCAATAATACTGCTACTTTACCAATTAAACAATTGATTGTTCATCagccaacaaataaaaataatcaaaaacttACAGTTCTATCCTCAAAATCAAGAATAAGCAATGATTCAACATCGTACAAGACTCCAGTTAATTCATCAGctcaacaaatttatatttctaatcAAAACACGATGTACAAACTAACACCACAAATGTCGACAAGTAAAGTTAACAAAAAATCACTTGGTTCtccaataacaacaacaattaattcaaCATCTTACAATACTCCAgttaattcatcaattaaacGAGCAAGACCAACAACttccacaacaacaacaagtaaaGTTGTTAAGAAACCACTTAATTCtccaataacaacaacaactgatTCAACATCTTACAACACTCCAGTTAATTCATTAAACAATCAACCAATACCATCAACTTCATCCTTGACTTatgaa ccatattattttttttattcatcaatttataataataaaaatacttggaataaaaaaaacacaataacaTTTCCAGAAATACTTGATTCAAGTCTTGGACAAATACAATCAAGTTTTCATATAACATCATTGTTAAATACAAAATGGTTAAGACAACAGTATCTTTTAGCTGctcaaaaaaatgattgttttattatttacgatgaaattgataattacGATGAAAtaccaaataatataaagactctaaaaattaaattaccaatTGGTAaacataattcaaaaatatctatattaaattatgataatggAGCAAGAATTGTCATGCTGACTGGTAGTCTTAATCCACATGATTGGTTGAATAATTCACAGGGTGTTTGGATATCACCAAACTTGCCATATTTACCAGCAGGAACAAATCCATCAATTG ctaaaattgaaaatgaatatacAATTTGTCCAGTTATTGCTCAAACATCTGTTGCTAATAATTTAAAGTCAATTGAAAGTGACTGGTTTCATCAAGAAATCATtccaaaattaacaaatgataaaataatgacaGAGATAATAACACCAAcaccattatttaaatttatttatccaacaataaataattataaaa attttgatgataaacaaGAATGGCTAAAGGCTTATATGTATCAGTggatatcaattgataaacaagCAAATGATGCTATGCCAAGTATTAATTCTtacacaaaattattatcaggaTTTAAAGAAATTCCATGGTTCATTTTAACAAGTCATAATTTGAGCAAAGGTGCCTGGGGTTATTGTAAAAATCCTAATGATAGTACAacgacaattttaaattacgaagctggtattattttctttccaaaatttttg aTTTCAAAAGACACATTCCCACTTGTTGAACCAAATGAATATGGAACACCAGCATTTACATTGCCATATGAACTTCCTCTTACACCATATGGGCCTGATGATAAGCCATATGTCACTGATTACATTAGTACTATTGGAAAGTAA
- the LOC122856670 gene encoding probable tyrosyl-DNA phosphodiesterase, protein MDNPSTDSPPEIKEEEPKVQEKTNNCRYNRRCRNSHPIHLKELSHPHLEELLKDKIHKDVDFNELLPENCKDKGLMIKQLQQLQVILREKYAAPPTPPESEATSPVDSIVDSTKSLSIKDSDDASTITKLISTLPTLENPSFKLSSFKRLIKLNSEVTLEAEWKKTLINSYENCESQEERDKIRIVAIDKMKAAGTETGHLKIPGEFKIKYDIAKPYFMFFSTIEESSATWEQLNSITFPEILDKSFGVILKSLHINYKVDTAWLKWQYVLAGQKFNSLVFYSELFDVENISKSIDIEYIQPSTKSGLHHSKISVLLYDDGARIIMPSCNLYEFDWKNRTQLIWISPHLYYLSDNKKSTDGDSKTGFKKDFINYMKEYKNHKLHDWIDVLSKLDYSSINVFFVASVPGHYKDQKYNNSIERWGLLKLSKLLKNHVKLTDDSEKWPIVVQTSSIGSFGKSFDEYLGLEVLPCLSSCDKNDKSKRPDLKYIYPTKKNYDDSYERKTLTSPNPYCSDVHEKQKDWLNGHLYEWKSDGIERNKTMPHGKCYTRLSPDCKNISWFFFTSANLSKSAWGQYWYGYDAKIRTINNYEAGILFIPKFLTEENTFPIGDKNENGTPPFPLPYDVPLTPYETDDEPFVREYLDVIASQEKPAE, encoded by the exons atggATAATCCATCAACAGATTCACCCCCAG aaatcaAAGAGGAAGAACCAAAAGTTCAAGAAAAAACCAATAATTGTCGTTATAATCGTCGATGTCGTAATTCACATCCAATTCATTTGAAGGAATTGTCTCATCCTCATT tggaagaattattaaaagataaaatccATAAAGATGTAGACTTCAATGAATTGTTACCAGAAAATTGTAAAGACAAAGGATTAATGATCAAACAACTACAACAATTACAAGTAATTCTTCGTGAAAAATATGCTGCTCCACCAACTCCACCAGAATCAGAAGCCACAAGTCCAGTTGATTCAATTGTTGACTCAACAAAATCATTATCCATCAAAGATTCTGATGATGCATCAACTATAACCAAGCTCATATCAACACTACCAACATTGGAAAATCCAAGTttcaaattatcatcatttaaacgtttgataaaattaaattcagaaGTAACACTAGAAGCTGAAtggaaaaaaactttaataaatAGCTATGAAAATTGTGAAAGCCAAGAAGAACGAGATAAAATTCGTATTGTTGCTATTGATAAAATGAAAGCAGCTGGTACAGAAACaggtcatttaaaaataccaggtgaatttaaaattaagtatGACATTGCAAAGCCATACTTTATGTTCTTTTCAACAATTGAAGAATCATCAGCAACATGGGAACAACTAAACTCAATAACATTTCCAGAAATACTAGATAAAAGTTTTggagttattttaaaaagtttacatattaattataaagttGATACAGCTTGGTTAAAATGGCAGTATGTTCTTGCtggacaaaaatttaatagtctAGTATTTTACAGTGAATTATTTGAcgttgaaaatatatcaaaatcaattgatatcGAGTACATACAACCATCAACAAAAAGTGGTCTTCATCATTCAAAAATAAGTGTATTACTTTATGATGATGGTGCAAGAATAATCATGCCAAGTTGTAATCTTTATGAGTTTGATTGGAAAAATCGTACTCAATTAATTTGGATATCAccacatttgtattatttatctgacaataaaaaatcaacagatGGTGATTCAAAAACTGGATTTAAAAAAGactttataaattacatgaaagaatataaaaatcataaattgcATGATTGGATTGATGTATTGTCAAAGCTTGATTATTCAtcgataaatgttttttttgttgcttcaGTACCTGGTCATTATAaagatcaaaaatataataatagcaTTGAACGTTGgggattattaaaattatcaaagctattaaaaaatcaCGTTAAATTAACAGATGATTCAGAAAAATGGCCAATTGTTGTACAGACATCTAGCATTGGCTCATTTGGTAAAAGTTTTGATGAGTATCTTGGACTTGAAGTGTTACCATGTTTATCAAgttgtgataaaaatgataaaagtaaaagaccagatttaaaatacatatatccaactaaaaaaaattatgatgatagCTATGAACGTAAAACATTGACAAGTCCAAATCCATATTGTAGTGATGtacatgaaaaacaaaaagattgGCTTAATGGTCATTTGTACGAGTGGAAATCTGATGgaattgaaagaaataaaacaatgcCACATGGTAAATGCTACACAAGATTATCACcagattgtaaaaatatatcttggtttttttttacaagtgcTAATCTTAGCAAATCAGCATGGGGACAATATTGGTATGGTTATGATGCAAAAATTAGAaccattaataattatgaagctggaatattatttataccaaAATTTTTG actgAAGAAAATACTTTTCCAATtggtgataaaaatgaaaatggtaCACCACCATTTCCACTTCCATATGATGTACCACTTACACCATATGAAACTGATGATGAGCCATTTGTCAGAGAGTATCTTGACGTTATTGCATCACAAGAAAAACCAGCTGAATAA